The Gammaproteobacteria bacterium genome contains a region encoding:
- the argB gene encoding acetylglutamate kinase, protein MDKFAATNVARVLIEALPYIRRFAGKTVVIKYGGNAMIDDTLKSSFARDVVLMKHVGINPVIVHGGGPQIGRMLAKLGMESRFFDGLRVTDRDTMDVVQMVLGGMINPEIVNLINSHGGRTVGLTGKDGGLIRARRLTITRASTSAIAPEIIDLGYVGEVAAIDPSVVRMLEGGGFIPVIAPIGVGEDGAAYNINADLVAGKIAAVLGAEKLIMLTNTVGVLDAAGTLLKALGMAQVESLIAAGTIHGGMLPKVKCAIDAVQSGVRAAHIIDGRTEHAVLLELFTDQGIGTLIGARR, encoded by the coding sequence ATGGACAAATTCGCCGCCACCAACGTCGCCAGGGTCCTTATCGAGGCGCTGCCCTACATACGGCGCTTCGCGGGCAAAACCGTGGTCATCAAGTATGGCGGCAACGCGATGATCGACGACACGCTCAAGAGCAGTTTCGCCCGCGACGTGGTGTTGATGAAGCACGTGGGTATCAATCCCGTCATCGTGCATGGCGGCGGTCCGCAGATCGGCAGGATGCTGGCCAAACTGGGCATGGAGAGCCGCTTTTTCGACGGACTGCGGGTCACCGACCGTGACACCATGGATGTGGTGCAGATGGTGCTGGGCGGCATGATCAATCCGGAGATCGTGAATCTCATCAACAGCCACGGCGGCCGTACGGTGGGACTGACCGGCAAGGACGGCGGCCTGATCCGCGCGCGGCGGCTGACGATTACGCGCGCAAGCACCTCGGCGATCGCGCCGGAGATCATCGACTTAGGGTACGTCGGCGAGGTCGCCGCCATCGATCCGTCCGTAGTGCGCATGCTGGAAGGCGGTGGCTTCATACCGGTCATCGCGCCGATCGGCGTGGGGGAAGATGGCGCCGCCTACAACATCAACGCGGATCTGGTGGCGGGCAAGATCGCCGCCGTGCTGGGCGCTGAAAAGCTGATCATGCTGACCAATACCGTGGGTGTTCTCGATGCTGCCGGAACGCTGCTAAAAGCCCTTGGTATGGCGCAAGTCGAGAGTTTGATCGCGGCGGGCACGATTCACGGCGGCATGCTGCCCAAAGTGAAGTGCGCGATCGACGCCGTGCAATCCGGCGTTCGCGCCGCGCATATCATCGACGGCCGCACGGAGCACGCGGTATTGCTGGAACTGTTTACCGATCAGGGCATCGGAACTTTGATCGGCGCACGAAGATAG
- a CDS encoding DUF4124 domain-containing protein yields the protein MIFRISMILPSLAAIGGSLAGVNLVDAGSYRWVDAEGDVHYGDSVPAEQVRTGYRVYDSYGREISGRGRQKPARLRTCAQARSQIR from the coding sequence ATGATTTTCCGCATAAGCATGATTCTGCCGTCGCTTGCCGCCATCGGTGGATCGCTTGCCGGCGTAAATCTGGTCGATGCCGGGTCATACCGCTGGGTGGACGCGGAAGGGGATGTTCATTACGGCGACTCGGTGCCCGCGGAGCAGGTGCGCACGGGCTACCGTGTTTATGACTCTTATGGGCGTGAGATCAGTGGTAGAGGCCGCCAGAAGCCAGCACGACTTCGAACTTGCGCTCAAGCGCGAAGCCAGATTCGCTGA